Proteins from a single region of Sporosarcina sp. P33:
- a CDS encoding CapA family protein: protein MKRKWLVASLLVIWIAGGVILWQDWNSREYALSDRPQENASKDSAVTSAEAVTEVETEQKIEKTSISTATIGMVGDVLLHNPIYTYPSFDFAFEAVQEKMTGIDFLLANQESMPGGTELGLSTYPKFNSPKHIIPDLQNAGVDMITLANNHTFDKGEIGVRKSIEHAQEFGMPYVGAYESFKDRKTQRIVDVNGIKIGVLAYTYGTNIALDLQDKEYLVNYINRDRIENEIQEMKPLVDVTIVSLHWGPEYHLETSEDQADLAQFVSDAGADVIFGHHPHVLQRYGEVGNTKVFFSLGNFYSAQPFDYTNFGGIARLSVTKEQTGDLTEVTIDDPRFFPTGVIRNQQNRFKVVPLHQANATIHYSEEWVESHVGVPKW from the coding sequence TTGAAAAGAAAATGGCTTGTCGCTTCATTACTGGTTATTTGGATTGCAGGAGGCGTAATTTTATGGCAAGACTGGAATTCCAGAGAATATGCGCTTTCTGACAGACCGCAAGAAAACGCAAGTAAAGACTCAGCGGTGACTTCGGCAGAGGCCGTAACGGAAGTCGAAACAGAACAAAAAATAGAAAAGACCTCCATCAGTACAGCGACAATCGGGATGGTTGGAGATGTGCTGCTGCATAATCCCATCTATACATATCCAAGCTTCGACTTTGCCTTTGAAGCGGTACAAGAGAAAATGACCGGAATCGACTTCCTGCTGGCAAACCAGGAATCCATGCCGGGGGGAACGGAACTTGGACTGTCCACGTATCCGAAATTCAACAGTCCTAAGCATATCATTCCTGATCTGCAAAACGCAGGTGTCGATATGATTACTCTTGCCAATAACCATACGTTCGACAAAGGTGAAATCGGGGTGCGGAAATCTATTGAACACGCGCAAGAGTTCGGGATGCCGTATGTCGGGGCTTATGAATCTTTCAAAGACCGTAAGACTCAGCGAATTGTTGATGTGAATGGCATCAAGATTGGTGTATTGGCATATACGTACGGAACTAATATTGCACTCGACCTGCAGGACAAAGAATACCTGGTCAACTATATCAACCGGGATCGGATAGAAAATGAAATCCAAGAGATGAAGCCGCTGGTGGACGTTACGATTGTGTCGCTGCACTGGGGTCCGGAGTATCATTTAGAAACCTCGGAAGACCAGGCTGACCTCGCGCAATTCGTCTCAGATGCAGGTGCCGATGTCATTTTCGGGCATCACCCGCATGTACTGCAGCGCTATGGTGAAGTCGGCAACACAAAAGTTTTCTTCTCGCTCGGCAACTTCTACTCTGCCCAGCCGTTTGATTACACGAATTTTGGCGGGATTGCCAGATTGTCAGTGACGAAGGAACAAACAGGCGACCTGACGGAAGTGACAATCGATGACCCGCGGTTTTTCCCGACAGGTGTCATCAGGAATCAGCAGAACCGCTTTAAAGTTGTGCCGCTGCATCAGGCGAACGCAACGATTCATTACAGTGAAGAGTGGGTCGAAAGCCACGTTGGCGTGCCAAAATGGTAA
- a CDS encoding IS3 family transposase (programmed frameshift), with amino-acid sequence MGKNVYSSEVKWAVVKDKLSGELTTKEIMEKHGVKNKSQIETWMRWYRANEIYRFDQPIGKQYTFGHGPELSSEADKKERQMSHLKMENEILKKVHGDRKEIEKEIVLQIVEKLKKKYTITAILSALGVPRATYYRWRLEETDKSLSVEEEAIIELCKRTKYRNGHRKIKAFLKQEYNIELNRNTVQRLMQKHNLQCRIKPKRKWKSQGESIIIAPDLLKRNFTASEPNQKWVTDITYIQYGSTTKYLSTIMDLYNNEIVAYKLYDHQQTPLVIDTLKAALAARNHPTGVIIHSDQGSVYTSYAYQAYIKDNDLIGSMSRRGNCWDNAVIESFHSSLKSEEFQYVKFNSLRNNIVVERVIAYLNYYNEERIQEKLGYLTPIKYGVKAA; translated from the exons GTGGGCAAAAACGTATATTCAAGCGAAGTAAAATGGGCAGTTGTCAAAGATAAATTGAGTGGGGAATTAACAACTAAAGAAATTATGGAGAAGCACGGAGTCAAAAATAAATCCCAGATTGAAACCTGGATGAGATGGTATCGTGCAAATGAAATATATCGTTTTGATCAACCGATAGGTAAACAATATACCTTCGGTCATGGGCCAGAACTTTCGAGTGAAGCGGACAAGAAAGAACGACAGATGTCTCATTTAAAAATGGAGAATGAGATTCTAA AAAAAGTACATGGAGATCGAAAGGAGATTGAGAAAGAAATAGTTCTTCAGATTGTGGAAAAACTAAAAAAGAAGTATACAATAACAGCCATTTTATCCGCATTAGGAGTACCACGAGCTACCTACTATAGGTGGCGTCTGGAGGAAACGGATAAGTCTCTTTCAGTGGAAGAGGAGGCTATTATAGAATTGTGTAAACGCACTAAATATCGGAATGGACATAGAAAAATCAAAGCATTTCTAAAGCAGGAATACAACATAGAATTGAATCGCAATACGGTTCAACGCCTCATGCAAAAGCATAACTTACAGTGTCGTATCAAGCCTAAACGAAAGTGGAAATCTCAAGGGGAAAGTATCATAATTGCCCCAGATCTTCTTAAACGTAATTTCACAGCTAGTGAACCGAATCAGAAGTGGGTAACCGACATCACCTATATCCAGTATGGTAGTACGACAAAATATCTTTCAACCATTATGGATTTATACAATAATGAAATTGTTGCTTACAAATTATACGACCATCAACAGACACCACTCGTAATTGACACATTAAAGGCGGCACTAGCTGCGAGAAACCACCCCACAGGAGTGATTATACATTCGGATCAAGGGAGTGTGTATACGTCATACGCGTATCAAGCCTATATCAAGGATAACGACCTGATCGGCAGCATGTCACGTCGAGGAAACTGTTGGGACAATGCGGTGATTGAATCATTTCATTCGAGTCTGAAATCTGAAGAATTTCAATACGTTAAATTTAATTCATTACGCAATAATATTGTAGTTGAACGAGTAATTGCCTATTTAAATTATTATAATGAAGAACGTATCCAAGAAAAATTAGGCTACCTGACACCGATAAAATATGGTGTCAAAGCAGCCTAA
- a CDS encoding metal-dependent hydrolase, which yields MKGTSHLFVGTAVGAIAGYAVQPDIRTALIGAAVGGISGVVPDLDTNGLASNSITLSKKVSKWLMETAGMVILLTLIYQTVIYGLSSDIYLYGGIGLLLLIVSRLITQRRMLTITGILVMLLGLVLDQSPGVLLAGSYIIIASFLPHRSYTHSILGIVFYVYILKQLYAQWPVDGLIAAGTAGYISHLFADMKLLPVNRRGVKWFLPLWKREF from the coding sequence ATGAAAGGGACTTCACATCTATTTGTCGGCACAGCCGTTGGTGCCATCGCGGGGTACGCTGTGCAGCCGGATATCAGAACCGCATTGATCGGCGCGGCTGTCGGTGGAATATCCGGCGTTGTTCCGGACCTCGACACGAACGGGCTCGCCAGCAATAGCATCACACTCAGCAAAAAAGTCAGCAAATGGCTCATGGAGACCGCCGGCATGGTCATATTGCTGACACTTATCTATCAGACGGTTATATACGGGCTGAGCAGCGACATATATTTGTACGGCGGCATCGGGCTTCTGCTGCTTATTGTTTCGCGCCTGATTACACAACGGAGGATGCTTACGATTACCGGTATCCTCGTCATGCTACTAGGGCTTGTCCTGGATCAGTCGCCGGGCGTTCTACTCGCGGGCAGCTATATCATCATTGCTTCATTTCTGCCGCACCGGTCCTACACGCACTCTATCCTAGGCATTGTTTTCTATGTATATATTTTGAAGCAGCTGTACGCACAATGGCCCGTCGACGGCCTTATTGCCGCAGGGACGGCGGGTTATATCAGCCACTTATTTGCTGACATGAAACTGCTTCCCGTCAACCGTCGCGGCGTCAAATGGTTCCTGCCGTTGTGGAAACGGGAATTTTGA
- a CDS encoding tyrosine-type recombinase/integrase translates to MLLTEAWEKYQFDKRIEGYSPLTLKMYGFQCNLLMRYLGNIPMDEITADHLKQYLGKVGVHLKPSSLGHRVRFIKSLFRWTHEEGFILKNPAAKLKEPKLGKRIPKFLSKHEIELLREGCHTSQENALLEFFYSTGCRIGEIAKLNRDDINFAGNSVIVHGKGDKEREVYFNIRCAIWLKRYLDERDDEEPSLFVTERKPIRRMSVDTLRYVVKRISKRAGIKKTIHPHQLRHSYATHMVDNGAPLEIIQSLLGHEKSETTRIYAHLSGKLRYDFYKKYF, encoded by the coding sequence ATGTTGTTGACAGAAGCTTGGGAAAAATATCAGTTCGATAAAAGAATTGAAGGCTACTCGCCGCTAACATTAAAAATGTATGGATTTCAATGTAATCTTCTAATGCGTTATTTAGGTAATATCCCCATGGACGAAATTACAGCGGATCATCTTAAACAATACTTGGGTAAAGTGGGGGTACATTTAAAACCATCGAGTTTGGGCCACCGTGTACGTTTTATTAAGTCATTATTTAGATGGACTCATGAAGAAGGGTTTATTTTAAAAAATCCGGCTGCAAAATTAAAAGAGCCTAAACTAGGAAAGCGGATTCCAAAGTTTCTTTCCAAACATGAAATTGAGCTTCTTAGAGAAGGCTGTCACACATCACAGGAGAATGCACTACTTGAATTTTTTTATTCAACAGGTTGCCGAATAGGCGAAATCGCGAAATTAAATCGTGACGATATTAACTTTGCAGGAAACTCGGTAATTGTCCATGGGAAAGGTGATAAAGAGAGGGAAGTATATTTCAATATACGCTGTGCGATTTGGTTGAAAAGATATTTAGATGAGCGCGATGATGAAGAACCATCTTTATTTGTCACAGAACGTAAACCAATACGACGAATGAGTGTGGATACTTTAAGATACGTTGTCAAACGAATTTCCAAGCGTGCCGGAATTAAAAAGACCATTCACCCGCATCAATTACGTCATAGCTATGCTACACATATGGTCGACAACGGTGCTCCACTTGAAATAATTCAAAGTCTTTTAGGTCATGAAAAGAGTGAGACGACGAGAATTTATGCTCATCTCAGCGGGAAATTAAGGTATGACTTTTACAAGAAGTATTTTTAA
- a CDS encoding DUF1801 domain-containing protein, translated as MTERKMKETDNSVIEFIEMMENEKKKADAYQLLEIFEEATDYKGKMWGPSIIGFGSYHYKYASGREGDAPLVGFSPRKAKISLYLSCEREELLESFGKHTKGKACIYVNKLADIDTNVLKDLIKQSVETYQNLYPNE; from the coding sequence ATGACCGAACGTAAGATGAAAGAAACTGACAATAGTGTAATTGAATTTATTGAAATGATGGAAAATGAAAAGAAGAAGGCAGATGCTTATCAGTTATTAGAAATTTTTGAAGAGGCGACGGATTATAAAGGGAAAATGTGGGGTCCTAGTATTATAGGCTTTGGCAGCTACCATTATAAGTATGCATCAGGACGTGAAGGGGATGCACCTTTAGTCGGTTTTTCTCCAAGAAAAGCGAAAATTAGTCTTTATCTGTCATGTGAAAGGGAAGAGTTATTAGAAAGCTTTGGTAAACACACGAAGGGGAAGGCTTGTATATATGTCAATAAATTAGCAGATATTGATACGAATGTTTTAAAGGATTTAATAAAACAGTCAGTCGAGACATATCAGAATCTTTATCCGAACGAGTAA
- a CDS encoding HEAT repeat domain-containing protein codes for MEPFETALPEQYETLKKQANYTSSWRKRLEAVKILSAYQHDKVIDLLKNRMQHDPVRQVQLAAYEALAAFGVDVEQPLPARFDIIKNTDKIFLRVKKSLPKDHTVADFADKLQRMRLDVFDAYEGDKGAEFMNWLEERWAKL; via the coding sequence TTGGAACCGTTCGAAACAGCATTACCTGAGCAATATGAAACATTAAAAAAGCAGGCCAATTATACATCTAGCTGGCGAAAGCGTTTAGAAGCAGTCAAAATATTATCGGCATATCAACATGACAAAGTCATAGATTTGTTAAAAAATCGTATGCAGCATGATCCTGTCCGACAAGTGCAATTAGCAGCCTATGAAGCACTTGCCGCGTTTGGCGTAGACGTGGAGCAGCCATTGCCTGCACGTTTTGATATTATCAAAAACACTGATAAGATCTTCCTCCGTGTGAAAAAAAGCTTGCCGAAAGACCATACGGTGGCAGACTTTGCGGATAAACTGCAGCGTATGCGTTTAGATGTCTTTGATGCATATGAAGGCGATAAAGGTGCAGAATTTATGAACTGGTTAGAAGAACGTTGGGCAAAGCTGTAA
- a CDS encoding endonuclease V, with translation MKIHIQDIHPLSADNKQWNAIQTCLKDQVSMVNIMTAADIQLIAGVDVAYWEDEGIEWGVCSIIVIDYAAKTVIEEVNSTQVVTVPYIPGYLAFRELPLVIEAAQKLTHAPDLFMFDGNGFLHPRHMGIATHASFFLNKPTIGIAKSYLKIADAEFEMPKNRAGSYADIIINKEVYGRVLRTHQDVKPIFVSCGNYIDLPTATAITKELINSESRLPIPVRLADLATRNNRRQLRN, from the coding sequence ATAAAAATTCACATACAAGATATCCATCCGCTATCAGCCGACAATAAGCAATGGAATGCAATTCAAACTTGTTTAAAAGATCAGGTGAGTATGGTAAACATAATGACTGCTGCTGATATCCAATTAATTGCGGGTGTGGATGTAGCTTACTGGGAGGATGAAGGAATTGAATGGGGTGTTTGCAGCATAATCGTCATTGACTATGCTGCAAAGACGGTTATTGAAGAAGTAAATAGCACGCAAGTTGTCACAGTCCCCTATATACCAGGATATTTGGCATTTCGGGAGCTTCCCTTGGTTATTGAAGCGGCCCAAAAGCTTACACACGCGCCAGATCTTTTTATGTTTGACGGCAATGGCTTTTTGCATCCGAGGCATATGGGCATCGCAACACATGCTTCGTTCTTTCTGAATAAACCAACTATCGGCATCGCTAAAAGTTACTTGAAAATAGCTGACGCCGAGTTTGAAATGCCTAAAAATAGGGCGGGCTCTTATGCAGATATAATTATAAATAAAGAGGTCTATGGCAGGGTTTTACGAACGCATCAAGACGTAAAACCTATATTTGTTTCGTGTGGAAACTATATAGACTTACCAACTGCAACAGCTATTACTAAGGAATTAATAAATAGTGAAAGCCGATTGCCCATACCGGTCAGGCTGGCGGATTTGGCAACAAGGAATAATAGAAGACAGCTGCGGAATTGA